Proteins encoded in a region of the Ketobacter sp. MCCC 1A13808 genome:
- the pepN gene encoding aminopeptidase N, giving the protein MKENNAPKTIRLSEYRAPDYLIDETHLDVRIFSDYTDVTAQLHIRKNTQTAVATSLELVGADLELLEIKVNAEPVPESLYSIADETLTMNNVPGQFILTLVTRIDPKRNTSLEGLYVSKGMYCTQCEAEGFRKITYYLDRPDVMARFTTRIEADKSSYPVLLSNGNPVEKGDLDAGRHFVKWEDPFKKPCYLFALVAGDLSVVEDRFVTSSGREVSLQIFVEPQDLDKCDHAMDSLKRSMKWDENVYGREYDLDIYMIVAVSHFNMGAMENKGLNIFNTSCVLASAETTTDAGFQRVESVIAHEYFHNWSGNRVTCRDWFQLSLKEGFTVFRDQQFSADMGSETVNRIDDVNFLKTVQFAEDSGPMSHPIRPDSYIEINNFYTTTVYEKGAEVVRMIRRLVGVDGFRKGSDLYFERHDGQAVTCDDFVQAMEDANQIDLSQFRLWYSQSGTPCLQVSSEFSASSETFTLTFKQETPATPGQPEKKPLHIPVAIGLVDSTGNDLPLELEGGTRIDPDNPVLELKQPTETFVFRNIKEKPVASLLRGFSAPVRLQYPQSREALAFLMAHDRDGFNRWSASQQLVVSVLEDMIAGFQNNESVQPDSVLVDAFRTLLTDSSLDLAMVAKMLELPTEQFLAELLPKPTQVDAIHQSREALKQALASSLSTEMTSVLDRYPLHTEYHYRDQDVSERSLRNTCMYYLMSLEQDDVVERCLNQFKQACNMTDQLSAFKALVHSSRSEKSQVIEQFYQRWSNESLVVDQWFMVQASAPQADTLERVKELMNHTAFDMTSPNKIRALIGAFCNNNPVNFHNEDGSGYAFLADQIIALNKLNPQVASRMAVIMTRWANFDQARAGLIKQQLSRVQSEPLSPDVYEVVTKALKS; this is encoded by the coding sequence ATGAAAGAAAATAACGCCCCGAAAACCATTCGCTTGTCCGAGTATAGAGCGCCTGATTATTTAATCGATGAAACTCACCTGGATGTGCGGATCTTCTCCGATTACACCGATGTCACTGCACAATTGCATATTCGTAAAAACACGCAAACGGCCGTTGCTACTTCGCTGGAGCTGGTTGGCGCGGACCTCGAGTTGCTTGAAATCAAGGTGAATGCAGAGCCGGTGCCGGAAAGCCTATACAGCATTGCTGATGAAACCTTAACCATGAATAACGTTCCTGGCCAATTTATTCTGACATTGGTCACCCGCATCGACCCCAAACGCAATACTTCGCTGGAAGGGCTCTATGTTTCCAAAGGGATGTACTGCACTCAATGTGAAGCAGAAGGTTTTAGAAAAATAACCTATTACCTGGACCGGCCAGACGTGATGGCCCGTTTCACCACGCGTATTGAAGCCGACAAATCCAGTTATCCGGTTTTGTTATCAAATGGCAACCCGGTAGAGAAAGGGGATCTGGACGCCGGGCGACATTTTGTGAAATGGGAAGATCCTTTCAAAAAGCCCTGTTATCTGTTTGCACTGGTTGCAGGTGACCTATCGGTCGTGGAAGACCGGTTTGTCACCAGCTCCGGGCGAGAAGTGTCATTGCAGATTTTTGTGGAACCACAGGATTTGGATAAGTGCGATCATGCAATGGATTCTTTAAAACGTTCCATGAAGTGGGACGAAAACGTCTATGGGCGTGAATACGATCTGGATATTTACATGATCGTTGCGGTTTCCCATTTCAATATGGGGGCGATGGAAAATAAAGGGCTTAATATATTTAACACGTCCTGTGTGCTGGCCAGCGCAGAAACAACAACGGACGCCGGTTTCCAGCGCGTGGAAAGTGTGATTGCGCACGAGTATTTTCATAACTGGTCTGGCAATCGTGTTACCTGCCGGGATTGGTTTCAGTTAAGCCTTAAAGAGGGCTTTACTGTATTCCGCGATCAGCAATTTTCCGCGGACATGGGTTCAGAAACAGTGAACCGCATTGATGATGTCAACTTTTTGAAAACGGTGCAATTTGCGGAAGATTCTGGTCCGATGTCCCATCCCATCCGACCGGACAGTTACATCGAGATTAATAACTTTTACACCACCACGGTCTACGAAAAAGGAGCGGAAGTTGTACGGATGATTCGCCGTTTAGTCGGTGTTGACGGCTTCCGTAAGGGCTCTGATTTGTATTTTGAGCGTCATGATGGTCAGGCTGTTACCTGCGATGATTTTGTGCAAGCGATGGAGGACGCCAACCAAATTGATCTGTCCCAGTTCCGGCTTTGGTATTCCCAGTCTGGTACACCCTGCTTGCAGGTGAGTAGTGAGTTTTCGGCATCATCGGAAACCTTTACGCTGACGTTCAAGCAGGAGACACCAGCCACCCCCGGACAGCCGGAAAAGAAGCCATTGCATATTCCGGTGGCCATTGGGCTGGTGGATAGCACTGGCAATGACTTGCCGCTGGAACTGGAAGGCGGAACCCGGATTGATCCGGACAACCCGGTTCTGGAACTCAAGCAGCCGACTGAAACCTTTGTTTTCAGGAATATAAAAGAAAAGCCGGTGGCCTCATTACTGCGTGGTTTCTCTGCGCCGGTGCGTTTGCAATATCCGCAGAGTCGTGAAGCGTTAGCGTTTTTGATGGCCCATGACCGCGACGGATTCAATCGTTGGAGTGCCAGTCAGCAATTAGTCGTCTCTGTGCTGGAAGATATGATTGCCGGCTTCCAAAACAACGAATCGGTGCAGCCGGATTCGGTCTTGGTGGATGCATTCAGGACGTTATTGACCGACTCGAGCCTGGATCTGGCGATGGTCGCGAAAATGTTGGAGTTGCCCACAGAGCAGTTCCTGGCCGAGCTGTTACCCAAGCCGACCCAGGTTGACGCAATTCACCAAAGCAGAGAAGCTCTGAAACAGGCATTGGCGTCCAGTTTAAGTACCGAAATGACCTCCGTGCTGGATCGTTATCCGTTGCACACCGAATACCACTATCGGGATCAGGACGTTTCTGAGCGCAGTTTGCGTAATACCTGCATGTACTATCTGATGTCACTGGAACAGGACGATGTGGTTGAGCGTTGCCTTAACCAATTTAAACAGGCCTGTAATATGACGGATCAACTCTCTGCTTTCAAAGCGTTGGTGCATTCCAGCCGTTCCGAAAAGTCACAAGTGATCGAGCAATTTTATCAGCGCTGGTCGAATGAATCCCTGGTGGTAGACCAGTGGTTTATGGTTCAGGCTTCCGCACCCCAGGCAGACACGTTGGAGCGGGTGAAGGAATTAATGAATCACACGGCATTTGATATGACCAGCCCGAATAAAATACGTGCATTGATTGGTGCGTTTTGTAATAACAACCCGGTTAATTTTCATAATGAGGATGGCAGTGGTTACGCTTTTTTAGCAGATCAAATCATTGCTCTGAATAAATTGAATCCTCAGGTTGCGTCCCGAATGGCGGTCATTATGACGCGCTGGGCGAACTTTGATCAGGCGAGGGCGGGTCTGATTAAACAGCAATTATCCCGCGTGCAATCAGAACCGCTGTCACCGGATGTATACGAGGTGGTGACCAAAGCACTGAAAAGCTAG
- a CDS encoding DUF1329 domain-containing protein yields MSVASRSVLPTSVFAFAVSVLVWLSATNGYAKPLAPGLTPYGAEQSANESGSIPAWDGGLTPENTKPVKDKLEDHYAAEKPLYVITSANQAEHADHLSDGQKALLKAYPESYNLPVYPSHRTAAATPWVYDNIASNHQTAKLVNDGNGFTDAFGGVPFPVPKNEAGEYDARKILWNHLTRWRGLFIKAVTSEAPVHANGKYSIVSADQSVYFLYYDPAENFKTIDNQMSQFMASITKPSRLAGGALLVHETIDRIKEDRSAWIYNAGTRRVRRAPSVGYDNPVPSADNLLTADDVDMFNGALDRYDWRFVGKQEMLIPYNNFKLSNQTGDYDQLLKKGHVNPDLTRYEMHRVWVIEGSVKKGTRHLYSKRRFYLDEDSWSIVQADQYDARGNLWRVHVSYLVNYYHVPVTWSALSVNHDLESKRYYASFLDNSNGLAIEFLNAPPKKGEFSPQALRRGGTR; encoded by the coding sequence ATGAGTGTGGCGAGTCGTTCTGTTTTACCGACTTCGGTATTTGCTTTTGCCGTGTCGGTGCTGGTTTGGTTGTCGGCTACTAACGGATACGCAAAGCCGCTGGCACCGGGATTAACCCCTTATGGTGCAGAGCAAAGTGCTAATGAATCCGGATCGATTCCAGCTTGGGACGGCGGTTTGACTCCGGAAAATACCAAGCCGGTTAAGGACAAGCTGGAAGACCATTACGCCGCTGAAAAACCCCTCTATGTTATTACGTCCGCTAATCAGGCCGAACATGCTGACCACCTGTCAGACGGGCAGAAAGCGTTATTAAAAGCCTATCCTGAATCCTATAACCTACCGGTTTATCCCAGCCACCGCACGGCGGCTGCAACCCCATGGGTTTATGACAATATCGCCTCCAATCACCAGACCGCTAAACTGGTCAATGACGGTAACGGCTTCACCGATGCTTTTGGTGGGGTGCCATTTCCGGTGCCTAAGAACGAGGCGGGTGAATACGACGCGCGTAAAATTCTCTGGAACCATTTAACGCGATGGCGTGGGCTTTTTATCAAAGCCGTCACTTCAGAGGCGCCGGTTCATGCCAATGGAAAATACTCCATTGTGTCCGCTGACCAAAGTGTTTATTTTCTTTACTACGACCCGGCTGAAAATTTCAAAACAATCGACAATCAGATGTCACAGTTTATGGCATCCATCACCAAACCTTCGCGCCTGGCAGGGGGCGCGTTATTGGTGCACGAAACCATTGATCGTATTAAAGAAGACCGTTCGGCCTGGATTTATAATGCGGGCACCCGCCGCGTGCGACGTGCTCCGTCAGTTGGGTATGACAATCCTGTCCCCAGTGCAGATAATCTGCTGACTGCCGATGATGTCGATATGTTTAACGGTGCATTAGACCGTTACGATTGGCGTTTTGTCGGCAAGCAGGAAATGTTGATTCCCTATAACAACTTTAAGTTATCCAATCAAACCGGTGATTACGATCAGCTACTCAAGAAAGGCCACGTCAACCCCGACTTAACCCGTTATGAAATGCACCGGGTATGGGTGATTGAAGGTTCGGTCAAAAAGGGTACCCGGCATCTATACAGCAAGCGTCGCTTTTATCTGGATGAAGACTCATGGAGCATTGTTCAGGCTGATCAATACGACGCGCGTGGAAATTTATGGCGGGTTCATGTTTCCTATCTGGTTAACTATTACCATGTGCCGGTGACTTGGTCAGCGCTGTCGGTGAATCACGACCTGGAGTCAAAACGCTACTACGCCTCCTTTTTAGATAATTCAAATGGCTTAGCAATCGAGTTTTTAAACGCTCCACCAAAGAAGGGTGAATTCAGTCCGCAGGCATTGCGGCGTGGTGGCACCCGATAA
- a CDS encoding WD40/YVTN/BNR-like repeat-containing protein, with protein sequence MWTSTKKLHSMSLTAALFVVCWAGIQSKAIAADYLSQLNTRPSMKSQIATSSLLTSLDVFDSKLVAVGDNGHILISEDNGEHWEQSEVPVQLLLTAVDFPTPTQGWVVGHEGVILHSSDAGKTWQLQYAKPHVVRTDEELNQLSDEDFTKLPQEGSPLLDIWFRDDKEGFAVGAYGMFLHTEDGGKTWKDVADRIDNFDGWHLNSITSNRQGIVYIAGEKGVLFRSDDFGDSWVTLPSPYEGSFFGVLPGYGPDDVFIYGLQGNIFKSGDRGDSWQKVKSDASDGLMDGVVLGEDSVILVGNSGVVLTSQDSGESFSMQVTSSRNALLAIEKTPNGKLIMVGQGGVQLATPKTK encoded by the coding sequence ATGTGGACATCAACTAAAAAACTTCATTCCATGTCACTGACCGCTGCACTCTTTGTTGTGTGTTGGGCGGGTATACAGAGTAAGGCTATTGCGGCTGATTATCTTAGTCAGCTGAACACCCGTCCCTCAATGAAATCGCAAATCGCGACGTCTTCGCTGCTCACGTCTCTGGATGTTTTTGATAGTAAACTGGTCGCGGTTGGCGACAACGGTCATATCTTGATATCAGAAGATAACGGCGAACATTGGGAGCAATCCGAAGTGCCGGTGCAACTATTGCTGACTGCGGTGGATTTTCCGACACCGACCCAAGGGTGGGTTGTGGGACATGAAGGGGTGATCCTGCATTCCAGCGATGCCGGTAAAACCTGGCAATTGCAATACGCTAAGCCTCATGTGGTGCGCACTGACGAAGAGCTGAATCAATTGTCTGACGAGGATTTCACTAAATTGCCCCAGGAAGGGTCTCCTTTATTGGATATTTGGTTTCGTGACGATAAGGAAGGTTTTGCTGTTGGTGCCTACGGCATGTTCCTGCATACAGAAGACGGCGGTAAAACCTGGAAGGACGTGGCCGACCGTATCGATAACTTTGACGGCTGGCATTTGAATTCCATCACCAGTAACAGGCAGGGCATTGTTTATATTGCCGGTGAAAAAGGGGTGCTGTTCCGTTCCGACGATTTCGGTGATTCCTGGGTGACGCTGCCCAGCCCGTATGAAGGGTCCTTTTTTGGTGTGCTGCCGGGCTACGGGCCTGACGACGTTTTCATTTATGGCTTGCAAGGGAATATTTTTAAGTCCGGTGATCGGGGTGACTCCTGGCAGAAAGTGAAAAGTGATGCCAGTGACGGCCTGATGGACGGGGTGGTGCTGGGAGAGGACAGTGTCATTTTGGTTGGCAACTCCGGGGTTGTTCTGACTAGCCAGGATTCCGGTGAATCTTTCTCGATGCAGGTAACCTCATCTAGAAATGCTCTGTTAGCGATTGAGAAAACCCCTAACGGAAAATTAATTATGGTTGGTCAGGGTGGTGTCCAGCTAGCTACCCCCAAAACTAAGTAG
- a CDS encoding efflux RND transporter permease subunit, with protein sequence MSTNKSSMLENSIFKIRPVILIGFLLLTVFFGYNAKDVKLSTEFEKMVPLKHEFIQNLLRHIDEMSLGNDIRIVIEAKEGDIYTDDFLQLLRQVTDEIFYFQGVDKANIQSLWTANVRWMEVTEDGFRGGEIIPPSYDGSATSLDQVQHNVLRSGQVGRLVADNFQSATVYVPLLDQSGGKNKIDYKAFSKQLESDIRDKFQNDKFEIHIVGFAKKIGDLIEGASGVALFFLIAIGITFVLLLIDSKCIRSTMIVVGCSVIAVVWQVGILTLLGKGIDPYSMLVPFLIFAIGVSHGVQLINEFAVESFRVNMKLEAAKLTFRALYVPALLALVSDAIGFMTLWTIEIHVIQDLAISAGLGVCALILTNLLMIPVFLSYAGASPAAIRSMSKKESSDSVIWRTIAKCASPKVAAVSVVIAIIGGAAGMYISKDLKIGDLDAGAPELWPDSRYNLDDKYVNDNYSVSADVLVVMVETPAYACTDSKAMRKMDRFMWHMENVPGVQSTLSVVTVSKRVITGFNEGNWKWASLTRVQDIINNSVQTVPGGLVNTDCSLAPVIIFLDDHKAETLDRAVAAVKEFAEAENDPDIATFVLASGNAGVEAATNDTISHAQNMMKVLVYGVVSILCLITFRSIRAVICIIVPLALTSILCQALMTVLGIGVKVATLPVIALGVGIGVDYGIYIYTRLKGFMEQGLDLEEAYFQTLKVTGKAVCFTGLTLAIGVGTWIFSDIKFQANMGVLLTFMFLWNMVGAIWLLPALANFLIRGKIKPINQQ encoded by the coding sequence ATGTCGACGAATAAAAGTTCGATGCTTGAAAATAGCATTTTTAAAATCAGGCCCGTCATTTTAATCGGGTTTCTCCTGTTGACGGTGTTCTTTGGCTATAACGCTAAAGATGTGAAATTGAGCACCGAATTTGAAAAAATGGTTCCGCTCAAGCATGAGTTCATTCAGAACCTGTTGCGCCATATAGATGAAATGAGCCTGGGTAACGACATCCGCATCGTGATTGAAGCCAAAGAGGGTGATATCTATACGGATGACTTTCTCCAGTTATTGCGGCAAGTGACCGATGAAATCTTCTATTTTCAGGGTGTAGACAAAGCGAATATTCAATCACTCTGGACTGCGAACGTACGCTGGATGGAAGTGACCGAGGATGGTTTTCGCGGCGGGGAGATAATTCCACCGTCCTATGATGGATCTGCAACTTCCCTGGATCAGGTGCAACACAACGTGTTGAGATCCGGACAAGTGGGCCGTCTGGTTGCTGATAATTTCCAATCGGCCACCGTGTATGTGCCGTTATTGGATCAGTCGGGTGGTAAAAACAAGATCGATTACAAAGCGTTTTCCAAACAGCTGGAAAGCGATATCCGGGATAAATTCCAAAACGACAAATTTGAAATCCACATCGTAGGTTTTGCTAAAAAGATCGGGGATTTGATCGAAGGCGCGTCGGGTGTCGCCTTGTTCTTTTTGATCGCAATCGGAATCACCTTTGTGCTGTTGTTGATCGATTCCAAATGTATTCGCAGTACGATGATCGTGGTCGGTTGCTCCGTTATTGCCGTCGTTTGGCAGGTCGGTATTCTTACTTTGCTGGGTAAGGGTATAGACCCTTATTCCATGCTGGTACCGTTTCTGATCTTCGCCATCGGGGTAAGTCACGGCGTCCAGTTGATCAACGAATTCGCTGTGGAATCCTTTCGCGTTAATATGAAGTTGGAAGCCGCGAAGCTGACGTTCCGTGCACTCTACGTTCCGGCATTGCTCGCCTTGGTTAGTGATGCGATCGGTTTTATGACTCTCTGGACCATCGAAATTCATGTAATTCAGGATCTGGCTATTTCTGCCGGTTTGGGCGTGTGCGCACTGATCCTGACAAACCTGCTGATGATTCCTGTATTTCTGTCTTATGCTGGCGCGAGTCCGGCAGCGATACGCTCCATGAGCAAAAAGGAAAGCTCCGACAGTGTGATCTGGCGTACCATCGCTAAATGCGCGAGTCCGAAAGTCGCTGCTGTATCTGTCGTTATTGCCATTATTGGTGGCGCGGCCGGCATGTATATCAGTAAGGATCTGAAAATCGGTGATCTGGATGCCGGGGCTCCGGAGCTGTGGCCCGATTCAAGATATAACCTGGATGACAAATACGTCAATGACAATTACTCGGTCAGCGCGGATGTGTTGGTTGTGATGGTGGAAACACCCGCATATGCCTGTACCGATTCAAAAGCCATGCGTAAGATGGACCGCTTTATGTGGCACATGGAAAACGTGCCCGGTGTTCAATCCACGTTGTCGGTAGTGACCGTCTCCAAGCGTGTTATTACCGGTTTTAACGAAGGCAACTGGAAGTGGGCTTCATTGACACGGGTGCAGGATATTATCAACAACTCGGTACAAACGGTTCCGGGCGGATTGGTGAATACGGACTGTAGTCTGGCTCCGGTGATTATCTTCCTGGACGACCACAAAGCAGAAACCCTGGATCGTGCCGTGGCGGCGGTGAAGGAATTTGCAGAGGCTGAAAACGATCCGGATATTGCAACCTTTGTTCTGGCATCGGGTAATGCCGGTGTGGAAGCGGCGACCAACGATACAATTTCACACGCGCAGAACATGATGAAAGTTCTGGTATACGGTGTGGTGTCGATCCTTTGTTTAATCACATTCCGTTCTATTCGCGCGGTTATCTGTATTATCGTTCCCCTGGCACTCACTTCGATCTTGTGTCAGGCATTGATGACGGTGCTGGGTATTGGCGTCAAGGTGGCAACATTACCGGTTATTGCCCTGGGTGTCGGAATCGGGGTGGATTACGGAATTTATATATATACCCGCCTCAAAGGTTTTATGGAGCAGGGCTTGGATTTGGAAGAAGCCTACTTCCAGACCTTGAAGGTAACCGGTAAAGCCGTTTGTTTCACTGGTTTGACGCTCGCCATCGGTGTGGGGACCTGGATATTCTCAGATATAAAATTTCAGGCCAACATGGGTGTGTTGCTGACCTTTATGTTTTTGTGGAATATGGTGGGTGCGATCTGGCTGTTACCGGCCCTGGCTAACTTCCTTATTCGAGGCAAAATAAAACCAATTAATCAGCAGTAA
- a CDS encoding BatD family protein yields the protein MVKLYHIGSLILCLLLSFAVQAVEISARLDTNEVSVGDSVKLTVTVDEQSSGKEPDFSPLNQHFEILSTVQSSTSNIINGRYSATSSWILTLLPKQKGYVAIPPIQYNNVFSKPLKLHVVKRASSTTQAEDFLFLDASVDKKEVFVQEQLIYTLRIFRADIDIFDHTYNPPDIKNGVMEQLGEQRNYQTTIGGRIYNVIELQYAVFPQKSGKLDIPSAEFIGTVFRSRSRTYNFDPLNGRQVRRAAPELQINVKPKPASYPADQPWLPARSLQLEDTWSPDTGTANIGDPITRTIKITAEGLLTTILPSLPETRIKGVKIYPEQPENSSTSGAKGIISSRTVSQAIIATQAGEVELPAIDITWWDVDQQEVKVTTLPAHTLTVSGSGMQSQTDSNATPSLNTPANPKPTPTAAATTPGISSTWQWLAITFFLLWIVTGSVLLWLFLKRKKPENTQLETNSNNNETSLKAAKEELEKACRENHAHKARNAVIQVFRQHWEDSSVRNLQHISQRLAYEPLTLALDELDQHLYRRDGDSDAAWNGSTLLSIVEDSLNQPQAAPTTKEPLAPLYPV from the coding sequence ATGGTAAAGCTGTATCACATAGGCAGTCTTATCTTATGCTTACTTTTGAGTTTTGCAGTTCAGGCGGTGGAAATTTCAGCCCGGCTGGATACCAACGAAGTGAGTGTCGGCGATTCCGTTAAGCTCACCGTTACCGTAGATGAGCAATCCTCAGGTAAAGAGCCGGATTTCTCACCGCTAAATCAACACTTCGAAATACTCTCGACAGTGCAAAGCTCGACATCCAACATTATCAATGGCCGCTACAGCGCCACCAGCAGCTGGATTCTGACGCTGTTACCGAAGCAGAAAGGTTACGTTGCGATTCCCCCGATTCAATACAACAACGTGTTCAGCAAACCGCTAAAATTGCATGTGGTGAAGCGCGCCAGCTCAACTACACAAGCGGAGGATTTCCTGTTTCTGGACGCGTCGGTAGATAAAAAAGAAGTCTTTGTACAAGAGCAACTCATCTATACCCTGCGTATTTTTCGCGCCGATATCGATATATTTGATCACACCTACAACCCGCCGGATATCAAAAACGGTGTAATGGAACAGCTCGGCGAGCAACGCAACTATCAGACTACCATCGGTGGCCGGATCTATAATGTTATTGAATTACAGTACGCCGTATTCCCGCAAAAAAGTGGCAAGCTGGATATCCCTTCTGCCGAGTTTATCGGTACGGTCTTCCGCTCCCGCAGCCGTACTTATAATTTCGATCCATTAAATGGTCGCCAGGTACGGCGTGCTGCGCCGGAACTCCAAATCAACGTCAAACCCAAACCCGCCTCCTATCCGGCGGACCAACCCTGGTTGCCGGCCAGGTCGCTGCAGCTGGAAGACACCTGGTCTCCGGATACAGGCACCGCCAATATAGGGGACCCTATCACACGCACCATCAAAATAACCGCTGAGGGCTTGCTTACCACCATATTGCCCTCGCTACCTGAAACCCGCATTAAAGGCGTTAAAATCTATCCGGAGCAGCCGGAGAACTCGAGCACATCCGGTGCCAAAGGAATCATCAGCTCACGCACAGTAAGCCAGGCGATTATCGCTACCCAAGCTGGCGAAGTAGAATTGCCGGCCATCGACATAACCTGGTGGGATGTGGATCAGCAAGAGGTGAAAGTGACCACCCTGCCCGCTCACACGCTGACGGTCTCCGGTTCCGGCATGCAGTCTCAAACCGATTCCAATGCCACACCTAGTCTGAACACGCCTGCCAACCCGAAACCCACGCCTACTGCGGCTGCCACAACACCCGGCATCAGCAGCACCTGGCAATGGCTTGCAATTACGTTCTTCTTGCTCTGGATTGTGACCGGATCGGTATTACTGTGGTTGTTTCTAAAACGGAAAAAGCCCGAAAACACTCAGCTTGAAACCAATAGCAACAACAACGAAACCTCGCTGAAAGCGGCTAAAGAGGAACTTGAGAAAGCCTGCCGGGAAAACCATGCCCACAAGGCGCGCAACGCTGTGATACAGGTTTTCCGGCAACATTGGGAAGATTCATCGGTCAGGAATTTACAACACATTAGCCAACGACTGGCCTATGAACCCCTTACCCTTGCATTGGATGAGCTGGATCAGCATTTATACCGCCGGGATGGGGATAGTGATGCAGCCTGGAACGGAAGCACGCTGCTGAGTATTGTTGAAGACAGTTTAAATCAACCCCAAGCGGCTCCCACCACCAAAGAACCACTTGCGCCGTTATACCCTGTCTAA
- a CDS encoding VWA domain-containing protein, with protein sequence MSEFLQQIEQFHFLRPLWLLAILPAIVLTVFLWRRKAAYGAWQKIISPNLLPHLLAGNVARQSKIPLLMLAVCWVLAIVALAGPTWKQLPQAVQKKVQAQVIVMDLSLSMYAKDLSPSRLVRARMKLNDILHNKTEGLTALIVFAGTPHVVTPLTDDNNTILSMVNSLNPDIMPIKGSDPVAAVNKAVNVLKQAGFDSGRILLMTDELPTNFAAKLSDVIGFRTPLSVMGIGTPQGAPIALPDGTFIKSSNGNVVVPKLDVSAMKKAASTLSARFSTISTNNDDLDYLLAEGVLPSEQEMKDTGREFDVWDEAGHWLVLFILPLAAAGFRRGWLSCLVAPTFASLVLLGHSNESQAMGWDDLWQTPDQQAQQTLQQGDPKTAAEQFENPQWKASSFYKAQDYEAAESYFSKGQDADSLYNLGNAQARLQKLDEAIASYEKALELNPDMSDAKANLDLVKNLKQQQKQQEQQGDGEDKKQDQKDQQEQQDQKDQKDQKDQKDQKDQKNDSEQNQSGKQDEDQESQQDQNQQQQDKEQKQEEQQQEQEEQQAQQEQPEQEADSEQADPMPAMPERTEDQQALEQWLRRIPDDPGGLLQRKFQHESQLRQNSSNGDPTW encoded by the coding sequence ATGAGCGAATTTTTACAACAAATCGAACAGTTCCATTTTCTGCGTCCGTTATGGTTACTCGCTATTCTCCCAGCCATCGTACTCACTGTCTTTCTATGGCGTCGCAAAGCCGCTTACGGGGCGTGGCAAAAAATCATCTCCCCCAATTTGTTACCCCATTTATTGGCCGGAAACGTCGCCAGACAAAGCAAAATACCCCTATTGATGCTGGCTGTATGCTGGGTTCTGGCCATCGTTGCGTTGGCAGGGCCGACCTGGAAACAGTTGCCTCAGGCTGTGCAAAAGAAAGTTCAGGCCCAGGTGATAGTAATGGATCTTTCCCTCTCTATGTATGCCAAGGATTTGTCCCCTTCACGCCTGGTACGTGCGCGGATGAAATTGAACGATATTCTACATAACAAAACTGAAGGGCTTACCGCGCTGATTGTGTTTGCGGGCACACCTCACGTCGTGACCCCGCTGACCGACGACAACAACACCATCTTGAGCATGGTGAACAGTTTAAACCCCGACATCATGCCAATCAAAGGCAGTGACCCCGTTGCTGCCGTAAATAAGGCAGTGAATGTTCTGAAACAGGCCGGTTTTGATAGCGGTCGTATACTGCTGATGACCGACGAATTGCCAACTAATTTCGCCGCTAAGCTATCCGATGTTATCGGTTTCAGAACACCGCTTTCCGTGATGGGGATAGGCACGCCCCAAGGAGCACCGATCGCCTTGCCGGACGGTACCTTCATCAAATCATCCAACGGCAATGTAGTGGTACCCAAACTGGATGTTTCCGCGATGAAAAAAGCAGCCTCGACACTCAGCGCCCGCTTCAGCACCATTAGTACCAACAATGATGATCTGGACTATTTACTGGCAGAAGGCGTTCTTCCGAGTGAACAGGAAATGAAGGACACAGGTCGCGAGTTTGATGTTTGGGATGAAGCAGGCCACTGGCTGGTTCTGTTTATCCTCCCCCTGGCTGCGGCGGGCTTTCGTCGCGGTTGGCTCAGTTGTTTGGTTGCCCCCACGTTTGCTTCTCTGGTACTTCTGGGTCACAGCAACGAAAGCCAAGCCATGGGCTGGGATGATCTTTGGCAAACACCCGACCAACAAGCACAGCAAACACTCCAGCAAGGCGACCCAAAAACGGCGGCAGAGCAATTTGAAAATCCGCAATGGAAAGCCAGCAGCTTTTATAAAGCGCAAGATTACGAAGCAGCGGAGAGCTATTTCTCCAAAGGGCAGGATGCTGACAGCCTCTACAATCTGGGTAATGCCCAGGCTCGCCTACAGAAGCTGGATGAGGCGATAGCCTCTTACGAGAAAGCATTAGAACTGAACCCTGATATGTCAGACGCCAAAGCCAATCTGGACCTGGTGAAAAACCTGAAACAGCAACAGAAGCAGCAGGAGCAGCAAGGCGACGGCGAGGACAAAAAACAGGACCAGAAAGATCAGCAGGAACAACAAGATCAGAAAGATCAGAAAGATCAGAAAGACCAGAAAGATCAGAAAGATCAGAAAAATGATTCTGAGCAGAATCAAAGCGGCAAGCAAGACGAAGATCAAGAAAGCCAACAAGACCAGAACCAACAGCAACAAGACAAAGAGCAAAAGCAGGAAGAACAGCAGCAAGAACAGGAAGAACAACAGGCACAACAAGAGCAACCAGAACAGGAAGCAGACTCTGAGCAAGCAGATCCGATGCCCGCAATGCCCGAACGCACAGAGGATCAGCAAGCCTTGGAACAATGGCTAAGACGCATACCAGATGATCCAGGTGGTCTGCTTCAGCGCAAGTTCCAACACGAGTCACAGTTAAGACAAAATTCGTCCAACGGAGATCCAACATGGTAA